One region of Bacillus pumilus genomic DNA includes:
- the nikB gene encoding nickel ABC transporter permease subunit NikB, which produces MGRYIVKRMLSIIPVFLLATLFTTGMIHLSPVDPAEAYLAAAHIQPTDEILAQKRSEFGLDQPFYMQYLHTIEKVIHLDFGKSYMSNQPVLNEVIYRIPATIQLALTSLLIAICVSIPLGFFSGMRKNGVVDHVSRLISFLGASIPTFVLGYLLIFFFSVKLDLLPVEGVGTWEHLILPSVTLAVPLIAMYTRLLRSSVSEALQEPFVQYARIRGLKERSIMFKHVLRIAISPMLTGLGVNLGKLLTGTIIVEAVFSWPGFGRFFIEAIFNRDLPVIQFYVLMAACIFILSSLIVDLLQLIIDPRISRKEGRQS; this is translated from the coding sequence ATGGGCCGCTATATCGTCAAACGCATGCTATCAATCATCCCTGTATTTTTATTAGCCACTCTTTTCACGACTGGTATGATTCACCTTTCGCCAGTCGACCCGGCTGAGGCATATTTAGCGGCGGCTCATATCCAGCCAACGGATGAAATATTAGCGCAAAAACGAAGTGAATTTGGTTTAGACCAACCGTTTTATATGCAGTATCTTCACACCATTGAAAAAGTCATTCATCTTGATTTTGGCAAATCATATATGTCCAACCAGCCTGTGCTCAATGAGGTGATCTATAGAATACCAGCGACGATTCAATTGGCGCTGACTAGTCTACTGATTGCAATTTGTGTCAGCATTCCACTCGGCTTTTTCAGCGGCATGAGGAAAAATGGCGTCGTTGATCATGTGAGCCGGCTCATTTCTTTCTTAGGAGCATCTATCCCGACATTTGTCTTGGGGTATTTGCTCATCTTCTTTTTTTCGGTGAAGCTCGATCTTCTACCGGTTGAAGGGGTGGGAACATGGGAGCATCTCATTCTGCCGTCGGTCACACTTGCCGTCCCTTTAATTGCGATGTATACAAGGCTATTACGATCAAGTGTGAGTGAGGCGCTTCAAGAGCCGTTTGTTCAATATGCGAGAATTAGAGGATTAAAGGAACGGTCGATCATGTTCAAGCATGTATTGAGAATCGCGATATCGCCAATGCTGACAGGGCTTGGGGTGAATCTTGGCAAGCTGCTGACAGGAACCATTATCGTAGAGGCAGTTTTTTCATGGCCAGGGTTTGGGCGCTTCTTTATTGAAGCGATCTTTAACCGGGATCTGCCGGTCATTCAATTCTATGTCCTTATGGCAGCATGTATCTTTATTTTGAGCAGCTTGATTGTGGACTTACTTCAGCTGATCATTGACCCCCGTATTTCCAGAAAGGAAGGCCGCCAGTCATGA